A single Planktothrix serta PCC 8927 DNA region contains:
- the grxC gene encoding glutaredoxin 3, with the protein MLDAFNSLFGRHPERYQANVEIYTWQTCPFCIRAKLLLWWKGVNFTENKIDGDDAARIKMAERANGRRTVPQIFINNQHIGGCDDLYQLDGAGKLEPLLAEPA; encoded by the coding sequence ATGTTAGATGCCTTTAACTCTCTGTTTGGTCGTCATCCTGAACGATATCAAGCCAACGTAGAAATTTATACTTGGCAAACCTGCCCCTTTTGTATTCGAGCTAAACTATTGTTGTGGTGGAAAGGGGTTAATTTCACAGAAAATAAAATTGATGGGGATGATGCCGCCCGAATTAAAATGGCAGAACGGGCGAATGGACGGCGCACAGTTCCCCAAATATTTATTAATAATCAACATATTGGCGGCTGTGATGATCTGTATCAATTAGATGGAGCCGGAAAATTAGAACCCCTATTAGCTGAACCTGCTTAA
- a CDS encoding 2-hydroxyacid dehydrogenase: MKVAVFSTKSYDRRFLELENTISKANHELVFFDARLELQTASLANGFSAVCVFVNDDLGTEVLEILAAQGTKLIALRCTGFNNVNLKTAAKLGIQVVRVTDYSPYSVAEHAVGLILMLNRKLYRAYNRVREDNFALDGLLGFDLHNRTVGVVGTGKIGLIFAQIMQGFGCHLLGYDVYPNPNFEKLGNAQYVSLEELWQRSDIISLHCPLFPETHHLINQETIAQMKSGVMLINTSRGKLVDTKAVIDGIKSEKIGYVGIDVYEEEDKLFFEDLSDTIIQDDTFQLLQSFPNVVITAHQGFFTENALDDIARTTITNLSAFEQGKPLQNQVTAS, translated from the coding sequence ATGAAAGTTGCTGTTTTTAGTACCAAATCCTACGATCGCAGATTTCTTGAGCTAGAGAATACCATCTCTAAAGCGAATCATGAGTTAGTTTTTTTTGATGCTCGTCTTGAACTGCAAACCGCATCGCTGGCTAATGGGTTTTCTGCGGTTTGCGTATTTGTTAATGATGATTTAGGAACAGAAGTATTAGAGATTTTAGCAGCCCAAGGTACAAAGTTGATCGCCCTGCGTTGTACGGGTTTTAATAATGTTAATCTCAAAACGGCTGCCAAATTAGGGATTCAAGTTGTACGGGTAACAGACTATTCTCCCTATTCCGTAGCCGAACACGCTGTGGGATTAATTCTAATGCTCAATCGTAAATTATATCGCGCCTATAATCGGGTTCGGGAGGATAATTTTGCCTTGGATGGGTTGTTGGGTTTTGACCTCCATAATCGCACGGTTGGAGTGGTGGGTACGGGCAAAATTGGACTGATCTTTGCTCAAATTATGCAGGGATTTGGCTGTCATCTTTTAGGATACGATGTCTATCCTAATCCGAATTTTGAGAAACTAGGAAATGCTCAATATGTTTCCTTAGAAGAACTTTGGCAACGTTCGGATATTATTTCTTTACACTGTCCTCTATTTCCAGAAACTCACCATTTGATTAATCAAGAAACCATCGCCCAAATGAAATCAGGGGTGATGTTAATTAATACCAGTCGAGGTAAATTAGTGGACACAAAGGCTGTTATTGATGGGATTAAATCGGAGAAAATTGGTTACGTCGGTATTGATGTTTATGAAGAAGAAGATAAACTTTTTTTTGAAGATCTCTCCGATACTATTATTCAAGATGATACTTTTCAATTGCTCCAATCTTTTCCTAATGTTGTAATTACGGCTCATCAAGGCTTTTTTACTGAAAATGCTTTAGATGATATTGCTCGCACCACGATAACTAATCTTTCCGCTTTTGAACAGGGGAAACCTTTACAAAATCAAGTGACTGCATCGTAA
- a CDS encoding PspA/IM30 family protein has product MGLFDRISRLVRANLNDLVNKAEDPEKILEQAIIDMQEDLVQLRQAVAQAIANQKRTEQQYNQAMSQANQWQSRAELALRKGEEDLAREALQRKKGYMETANTVKLTLDQSLGQVDALKRNLIQLESKISEAKTKKNMLKARAQAAKANEQLQGILGNINPSGASAAFERMEEKVLQLESRSQAMGELGSSDLESKFAALGAGNDVDDELMALKAQISGAPAPQSLPPGQTTAKSSIPVDDELEALKKELDKM; this is encoded by the coding sequence ATGGGATTATTTGATCGCATTAGCCGTCTTGTTAGAGCTAACTTGAATGATTTAGTTAATAAAGCCGAAGATCCAGAGAAAATTCTGGAACAGGCGATCATTGATATGCAGGAAGACCTGGTGCAGTTGCGTCAGGCCGTTGCTCAAGCGATCGCCAATCAAAAGCGCACCGAACAACAATATAATCAAGCCATGTCCCAGGCTAACCAATGGCAATCTCGCGCCGAGTTAGCTTTGCGGAAAGGGGAGGAAGATTTAGCCAGAGAAGCCTTACAGCGCAAAAAAGGCTATATGGAAACGGCTAATACAGTAAAACTGACTTTGGATCAAAGCTTGGGTCAGGTGGATGCTCTCAAACGCAATTTAATTCAGTTAGAGAGCAAAATCTCCGAAGCCAAAACCAAGAAGAATATGCTCAAAGCCCGGGCGCAAGCAGCAAAAGCCAACGAACAGTTACAAGGCATATTGGGGAATATTAATCCCAGTGGAGCATCGGCAGCTTTTGAGCGCATGGAAGAAAAAGTGTTGCAGTTAGAATCACGTTCTCAAGCGATGGGAGAATTGGGGAGTTCAGATTTGGAAAGCAAATTTGCGGCCTTGGGAGCAGGAAACGATGTGGATGATGAATTAATGGCCCTGAAAGCTCAGATTTCCGGTGCTCCGGCTCCCCAGTCTCTACCCCCCGGACAAACAACAGCTAAAAGTTCTATTCCTGTAGATGATGAGTTGGAGGCATTGAAAAAAGAATTAGATAAAATGTAA
- the blaOXA gene encoding class D beta-lactamase, translating to MLPAIQAQSVSTISLVKTELSSSENIAQKDNLELNFERHFKELGIEGSIIIDDLNQNHSYQYNPSRNTTPFLPASTFKILNSLIALETKVITDEKTVLTWDGIQRSIPGWNQDLNMREAFKVSAVWFYQILARRVGYEQMKYWVNQVGYGNKTIGKPEDIDHFWLDGELRITPQQQIEFLRRLYSNKLPFSTRSLSIVKDIMVVEKTQDYTIRAKTGWEGKGTPNIGWYVGYVEQNQNVYFFATNIDIRKPEDADARKVLTRRCLQDLSLALNTKP from the coding sequence CTGTTGCCAGCAATTCAAGCTCAATCTGTATCAACAATTTCCCTTGTCAAAACCGAGCTTTCTAGTTCTGAGAATATTGCTCAAAAAGATAATTTAGAACTAAATTTTGAGCGTCATTTTAAAGAATTAGGGATTGAAGGATCAATTATTATTGATGACTTAAATCAGAATCATTCCTATCAATATAACCCTAGCCGAAATACAACGCCATTCTTACCTGCTTCTACGTTTAAAATTCTCAATTCCTTAATTGCGCTAGAAACTAAAGTCATTACAGATGAAAAAACAGTGCTAACCTGGGATGGAATACAACGCTCTATTCCGGGGTGGAATCAAGATCTAAATATGAGAGAAGCCTTTAAAGTTTCTGCGGTTTGGTTTTATCAAATATTAGCTCGGCGCGTGGGTTATGAACAGATGAAATACTGGGTTAATCAAGTAGGCTATGGGAATAAAACCATTGGGAAACCTGAAGATATTGATCACTTTTGGTTAGATGGAGAGTTACGAATTACCCCTCAACAGCAAATCGAATTTCTGCGCCGTCTCTACAGTAATAAATTACCGTTTTCTACGCGATCGCTATCCATTGTCAAAGATATCATGGTTGTAGAAAAAACTCAAGATTATACCATCCGAGCTAAGACGGGTTGGGAAGGAAAAGGAACACCCAATATTGGTTGGTATGTCGGCTATGTAGAACAGAATCAAAATGTCTATTTTTTTGCGACTAATATTGATATTCGGAAGCCGGAAGATGCGGACGCTCGTAAGGTGCTAACCCGTCGTTGTCTTCAAGATCTTTCACTAGCTTTGAACACGAAACCATAG
- a CDS encoding elongation factor G yields the protein MQETVTNCRNVAIVGPYLSGKTTLLESILSVSGATTRKGTAKDGNRVGDSSPEARERNMSVEVNAASIEYGGICFTFLDCPGSVEFAPETYNALIGTGLAIVVCEADPGRILTLSPLFKFLDDWEIPHLVFINKMDRVCTDEERCVNSFTELLNALKVVSTRPIIPQQYPIGNGEQLVGFIDLITEQAYHYHPGAPSDPVTFPESLKEAEHLARQAMLEELANFDDHLLEELLEEIEPPQDEIVKDLKMELGADLIVPVLIGVAEQDHGVMALLDALVREAPEPGITAGRRGIKSPEGFPIAQVLKTYYTPQGGKLSLVRVWQGELAEGMTLNGVRPGGMYRMTGQQTQSVQKAKTGDIVALARMEGIQTGDTLTTDPNQLKNPLPKATLLPAVYGWAITPENRKDEVKISAALSKMLDEDPALSWEQNSDTHEIILWGQGQIHLQVSLDRLRRKYNLPMVTHLPRVPYKETIRKTTNSHGRYKHQSGGHGQFGDVYLDIKPQGRGEGFNFSETIVGGVVPRQYIPGVEVGVREYLAQGPLGFPVVDIAVTLTNGSYHNVDSSEQAFKQAARLAMQSGMEKCEPILLEPITSVEICAPSDFTSQMFQLITGRRGQILGFEPMSDWKGWDKISAYIPQSEMQDLIVELRSLTLGVGYFNWQFDHLQEVPEKLTERILATSSGNGKS from the coding sequence ATGCAAGAAACTGTCACAAACTGTCGGAATGTCGCAATTGTTGGCCCCTATTTAAGTGGAAAAACCACACTTTTAGAAAGTATTCTATCCGTCTCTGGAGCCACAACTCGCAAAGGAACAGCAAAAGATGGCAACAGGGTCGGAGATAGTTCCCCAGAAGCACGGGAACGGAATATGAGTGTAGAAGTGAATGCCGCTAGTATCGAATATGGCGGCATTTGCTTTACATTTTTAGACTGTCCGGGGTCTGTAGAATTTGCCCCAGAAACCTATAATGCTCTGATCGGAACTGGGTTAGCAATTGTGGTTTGTGAAGCCGATCCGGGCCGGATTTTAACCTTATCTCCCCTGTTCAAATTCTTAGATGACTGGGAAATTCCCCACCTGGTTTTTATTAATAAAATGGATCGGGTTTGTACCGATGAGGAACGCTGCGTTAACAGTTTTACCGAATTATTAAACGCCTTAAAAGTGGTTTCCACTCGTCCAATTATTCCTCAACAATATCCCATTGGTAACGGTGAACAATTGGTCGGTTTTATTGATTTAATTACCGAACAAGCCTACCATTATCATCCCGGTGCGCCCTCTGATCCCGTAACCTTTCCAGAATCTCTTAAAGAAGCTGAACACCTCGCCCGTCAAGCAATGTTAGAGGAATTAGCTAATTTTGATGATCATTTATTAGAAGAATTGTTAGAAGAAATTGAACCGCCTCAAGACGAAATTGTTAAAGATTTAAAAATGGAATTGGGGGCGGATTTAATTGTTCCAGTGTTAATTGGAGTTGCAGAACAAGATCATGGGGTAATGGCGTTGTTGGATGCTTTGGTTCGAGAAGCACCTGAACCCGGAATTACCGCCGGACGACGGGGGATCAAATCGCCAGAAGGGTTTCCTATTGCCCAAGTTCTCAAAACCTATTACACCCCTCAAGGCGGTAAACTCTCCCTGGTGCGGGTTTGGCAGGGGGAACTGGCCGAAGGCATGACCTTAAACGGAGTACGACCAGGGGGAATGTATCGGATGACCGGACAACAAACCCAGAGTGTACAGAAGGCGAAAACCGGGGATATTGTGGCTTTGGCGCGGATGGAAGGCATTCAAACCGGAGATACCTTAACAACCGACCCTAATCAATTAAAAAATCCCTTACCGAAAGCAACTCTATTACCTGCGGTTTATGGCTGGGCAATTACTCCAGAAAACCGTAAAGATGAGGTTAAAATTAGTGCGGCTTTATCTAAAATGTTAGATGAAGATCCGGCGTTGAGTTGGGAACAAAATAGTGATACCCATGAAATTATTTTATGGGGTCAAGGTCAAATTCATTTGCAAGTCAGCTTAGATCGGTTACGGCGTAAATATAATTTACCTATGGTGACTCATTTACCCCGTGTTCCCTATAAAGAAACTATTCGCAAAACCACTAATTCCCACGGCCGTTATAAACATCAAAGTGGGGGTCATGGACAGTTTGGGGATGTTTATTTAGATATTAAACCTCAAGGTCGTGGGGAAGGATTTAATTTTAGTGAAACCATTGTCGGCGGTGTGGTTCCCCGTCAATATATTCCCGGTGTGGAAGTGGGAGTCCGAGAGTATTTAGCACAAGGGCCGTTAGGGTTTCCAGTAGTAGATATAGCGGTGACTTTAACCAATGGTTCCTATCATAATGTCGATAGTTCAGAACAGGCATTTAAACAGGCTGCTCGGTTAGCGATGCAGTCAGGAATGGAGAAATGTGAACCGATTTTATTAGAACCCATTACTTCCGTTGAAATTTGTGCCCCCAGTGATTTTACCTCCCAAATGTTTCAGTTAATTACCGGACGGCGGGGGCAAATTTTAGGTTTTGAACCGATGTCAGACTGGAAGGGATGGGATAAAATTTCTGCCTATATTCCCCAGTCAGAAATGCAGGATTTAATTGTAGAATTGCGTTCATTAACTTTAGGAGTCGGTTATTTCAATTGGCAATTTGATCATTTACAGGAAGTTCCTGAAAAGTTAACAGAACGGATTTTAGCAACCAGTAGCGGGAATGGGAAATCGTAA